The nucleotide sequence GCCGCAGCCGGAGGCTGTTGCTGACCACGAAGGCCGACGAGCACGCCATCGCCGCTCCCGCGATCATCGGGTTCAGCAGGCCGAGCGCCGCTAGCGGCAGCGCGGCCACGTTGTACGCGAACGCCCAGAACAAGTTCCCCTTGATCGTGGCGAGGGTGCGACGGGCCAGCCGGATCGCGTCGGCGGCCACGCGCAGGTCGCCGCGGACCAGCGTCAGGTCGCTCGCTTCGATCGCCGCGTCGGTGCCGGTGCCCATCGCCAGGCCCAGGTCGGCCTGGGCGAGCGCGGCCGCGTCGTTGACGCCGTCGCCGACCATGGCCACCACGCGTCCCTCGGCCTGCAGCCGCTTGACGACGGCGACCTTCTCTTCGGGCAGCACCTCGGCGACGACCTCGCCGATCCCCGCTTCGGCGGCGATCGCCCGCGCCGCGCCGGCGTTGTCGCCGGTCAGCAGCACCGGCGTCAGGCCGAGCGCCCGCAGTTCGGCGACGGCTCGCGCGGACGTCGGCTTGATCGTGTCGGCGACGACCAGCCGCCCGCGGACCTCGCCGTCCCAGGCCACACCGACCGCCGTGGCGCCTTCGGCCTCGGCGAGTTCGCCGCCGACGAACGCCGCGCGCCCGACCGTGACCTCGCGCCCCTCCACCACGCCGGTCACGCCGAGGCCCGCGGTGCTGCGGAACGCCGTGACGGCGGGCAACGCGCCGAAGCGCTCCCGGGCGGCGTCGGTGATGGCGTGGGCGATCGGGTGTTCGGAAGCGGCCTCGACGGCGCCCGCGAGCCGGAGCACCTCGCCGTCACCCTCGACGAGCGCCATCCGGCCGGTGGTGACCGTGCCGGTCTTGTCCAGGACCACGGTGTCGACGCGGCGGGTGGACTCGAGCACCTCGGGGCCCTTGATGAGGATGCCCAGCTGCGCGCCGCGGCCGGTGCCGACCAGCAGCCCCGTCGGCGTCGCGAGGCCGAGCGCGCAGGGGCAGGCGATGATCAGCACGGCGACGGCCGCGGTGAACGCGGCGTCCGTCGTGCCGCCGGTCGCCAGCCAGCCGACCAGCGTGGCCAGCGCCGCGAAGACGACCGCCGGGACGAACACCGCCGAGACCCGGTCGGCCAGCCGCTGGACCTCGGCCTTGCCGTTCTGCGCGGCTTCGACGAGCCGCGCCATCTGCGCGAGCCGGGTGTCCGCGCCGACGCGGGTGGCGCGCACGAGCAGCCGGCCGCCGACGTTGACGGTAGCGCCGGTGACAGCGTCGCCCGGGCCGACCTCGACCGGCACGGACTCGCCGGTGAGCATGCTGGTGTCGACCGCGGAGCCACCTTCGGCGACCACACCGTCGGTGGCGATCTTCTCGCCGGGCCGGGCGACGAAGACGTCGCCGACCTGGAGGTTCGCGATCGGGACGAGGTGTTCTTCGCCGTCGCGGAGGACGGTGACGTCTTTCGCGCCGAGGTCCATGAGCGCGCGGAGGGCGGCGCCGGCGCGCCGCTTCGACCGTGTCTCGAAGTGACGGCCGGCCAGGATGAAGGTGGTGACCGCCGCGGCCACCTCGAAGTAGAGGCCGTGGCCGGCCATCCCGACGAGGAGCTGGTAGAGCGACCAAGTCACGGAAGCGACGACGCCGAGCGAGATCAGCGTGTCCATCGTGGCGGCGCCGTGGCGGAGGTTGGCCGCGGCGGCGCGGTGGAACGGCCACGCGCCCCAGGTGACGACCGGCGCCGCGAGCACGAGCGCCACCCACGGCCACGCCGTGAACTGCCAGGCCGGGACCATCGCGACGACGATGAGCGGGACGGTGAGCACCGCGGAGACGAGCAACCGGTGGCGCAGCGGGCGTGCCTCGTCACGCGCTTCGGGCTCGGGGAGCCGCGCGGAGTAGCCGGCCGCCTCGACGACGGCCCTGAGGTCGTCGACCGAGAGCGTGCCGGGGTAGCTGACCTGCGCTTTTTCGGTGGCGTAGTTGACCGTCGCGGTGACGCCGCCGACCTTGTTGAGCTTGCGCTCGACGCGGGCGGCGCAGGAGGCGCACGTCATCCCGCCGATGGCGAGCTCGACGCGGGCGGCGGTGGTCACCTCGGCCGGGCTCATGCGACCAGGCGGTAGCCGGCCTCGGTGACGGCGGCGGCGACCGCGTCGGTGGTCAGCGGGGTGTCGCTGGTCACGGTCACGCGGCCGCTCTCGACGTCGACGTCGACCTGCCGGACGCCGTCGAGTTCGGAGACCTCCTCGCGGACCGAGGTGGCGCAGTGTCCGCAGGTCATGCCCTCGACGGTGTAGGTCGTTTCGGCCATCTCCCGCTCCTTTCGCTCCGTCTCTTTATACCCATCGGGGGTAGGGGTTCTCCATCGGGTCCCGTCAGACTCGCGGGATGCGGAAGATCTACGCCATCGGGATCGGGGCGGGCGACCCGGAGCACCTCACGGTGCAGGCGATCGACCGTCTCAACCGCGTCGACGTCTTCTTCGTGCTCGACAAGGGCGCGGAGAAGGCCGACCTGGTGCGGCTGCGGCAGGAGATCCTCGACCGGTTCGTGACGCGGGAGTACCGGGTGGTCCTGGCGGAGGACCCGCCGCGCGACCGCACGCCGGCGGACTACCGGGCGGCGGTGGCCGACTGGCATGCGGCCCGGGCGTCGGTGTACGAGTCGCTGATCCTCTCGTCGCTTTCCCCGGACCACACGGGCGCCTTCCTGGTGTGGGGCGACCCGTCGCTGTACGACAGCACGATCGCGCTGATCGAGGCGGTGCTGGCGCGGGGGAACGTCGAGTTCGAGTACGAAGTGGTGCCGGGGATCAGCAGTATCTCGGCACTGGTGGCCCGCCACCGGACGACGATGAACCAGATCGGCCGCGCGGTCCAGCTGACCACGGGCCGCCGGCTCGCCTCGGGCTGGCCGGAGGGGGTCGACGACGTCTTCGTGCTTCTCGACGCCCACACGACGTTCGACCGCTTCACGTCCTCGGGGCTCGAGATCTTTTGGGGCGCCTACGTGGGCACGCCCGACGAGATCCTGATCGCCGGCCCGCTCACCCCCGCGCTCGCGGCCCGGATCCGCTCGACCCGCGCCGAAGCCCGCGAACGCCACGGCTGGATCATGGACACCTACCTCCTCCGCCGCCCAGCCGACTAACCCCGTGTTGACCCTCCAATCACGCGAGTCGACCTTTCAATCACGCGTGATGTCCCTCCAATCACGCGTGGTCCGCCTTCGATAGGGCCGGCTCGTGTCTGGAGGGTCAGCACGCGTGATTAGAGGGTCAACACGTGTGATTAGGGAGTCGACACGGTGGCGGGAGTGGATGCGGACATGCGGAAAGGCCCCGGGAGAACCATTTTCGGGTTCTCGACCGGGGCCTTTCACATGTTGAGTTCGGCGGTGTCCTACTCTCCCACAACCCTTCGGTTGCAGTACCATCGGCGCTGTCAGGCTTAGCTTCCGGGTTCNNNNNNNNNNNNNNNNNNNNNNNNNNNNNNNNNNNNNNNNNNNNNNNNNNNNNNNNNNNNNNNNNNNNNNNNNNNNNNNNNNNNNNNNNNNNNNNNNNNNNNNNNNNNNNNNNNNNNNNNNNNNNNNNNNNNNNNNNNNNNNNNNNNNNNNNNNNNNNNNNNNNNNNNNNNNNNNNNNNNNNNNNNNNNNNNNNNNNNNNNNNNNNNNNNNNNNNNNNNNNNNNNNNNNNNNNNNNNNNNNNNNNNNNNNNNNNNNNNNNNNNNNNNNNNNNNNNNNNNNNNNNNNNNNNNNNNNNNNNNNNNNNNNNNNNNNNNNNNNNNNNNNNNNNNNNNNNNNNNNNNNNNNNNNNNNNNNNNNNNNNNNNNNNNNNNNNNNNNNNNNNNNNNNNNNNNNNNNNNNNNNNNNNNNNNNNNNNNNNNNNNNNNNNNNNNNNNNNNNNNNNNNNNNNNNNNNNNNNNNNNNNNNNNNNNNNNNNNNNNNNNNNNNNNNNNNNNNNNNNNNNNNNNNNNNNNNNNNNNNNNNNNNNNNNNNNNNNNNNNNNNNNNNNNNNNNNNNNNNNNNNNNNNNNNNNNNNNNNNNNNNNNNNNNNNNNNNNNNNNNNNNNNNNNNNNNNNNNNNNNNNNNNNNNNNNNNNNNNNNNNNNNNNNNNNNNNNNNNNNNNNNNNNNNNNNNNNNNNNNNNNNNNNNNNNNNNNNNNNNNNNNNNNNNNNNNNNNNNNNNNNNNNNNNNNNNNNNNNNNNNNNNNNNNNNNNNNNNNNNNNNNNNNNNNNNNNNNNNNNNNNNNNNNNNNNNNNNNNNNNNNNNNNNNNNNNNNNNNNNNNNNNNNNNNNNNNNNNNNNNNNNNNNNNNNNNNNNNNNNNNNNNNNNNNNNNNNNNNNNNNNNNNNNNNNNNNNNNNNNNNNNNNNNNNNNNNNNNNNNNNNNNNNNNNNNNNNNNNNNNNNNNNNNNNNNNNNNNNNNNNNNNNNNNNNNNNNNNNNNNNNNNNNNNNNNNNNNNNNNNNNNNNNNNNNNNNNNNNNNNNNNNNNNNNNNNNNNNNNNNNNNNNNNNNNNNNNNNNNNNNNNNNNNNNNNNNNNNNNNNNNNNNNNNNNNNNNNNNNNNNNNNNNNNNNNNNNNNNNNNNNNNNNNNNNNNNNNNNNNNNNNNNNNNNNNNNNNNNNNNNNNNNNNNNNNNNNNNNNNNNNNNNNNNNNNNNNNNNNNNNNNNNNNNNNNNNNNNNNNNNNNNNNNNNNNNNNNNNNNNNNNNNNNNNNNNNNNNNNNNNNNNNNNNNNNNNNNNNNNNNNNNNNNNNNNNNNNNNNNNNNNNNNNNNNNNNNNNNNNNNNNNNNNNNNNNNNNNNNNNNNNNNNNNNNNNNNNNNNNNNNNNNNNNNNNNNNNNNNNNNNNNNNNNNNNNNNNNNNNNNNNNNNNNNNNNNNNNNNNNNNNNNNNNNNNNNNNNNNNNNNNNNNNNNNNNNNNNNNNNNNNNNNNNNNNNNNNNNNNNNNNNNNNNNNNNNNNNNNNNNNNNNNNNNNNNNNNNNNNNNNNNNNNNNNNNNNNNNNNNNNNNNNNNNNNNNNNNNNNNNNNNNNNNNNNNNNNNNNNNNNNNNNNNNNNNNNNNNNNNNNNNNNNNNNNNNNNNNNNNNNNNNNNNNNNNNNNNNNNNNNNNNNNNNNNNNNNNNNNNNNNNNNNNNNNNNNNNNNNNNNNNNNNNNNNNNNNNNNNNNNNNNNNNNNNNNNNNNNNNNNNNNNNNNNNNNNNNNNNNNNNNNNNNNNNNNNNNNNNNNNNNNNNNNNNNNNNNNNNNNNNNNNNNNNNNNNNNNNNNNNNNNNNNNNNNNNNNNNNNNNNNNNNNNNNNNNNNNNNNNNNNNNNNNNNNNNNNNNNNNNNNNNNNNNNNNNNNNNNNNNNNNNNNNNNNNNNNNNNNNNNNNNNNNNNNNNNNNNNNNNNNNNNNNNNNNNNNNNNNNNNNNNNNNNNNNNNNNNNNNNNNNNNNNNNNNNNNNNNNNNNNNNNNNNNNNNNNNNNNNNNNNNNNNNNNNNNNNNNNNNNNNNNNNNNNNNNNNNNNNNNNNNNNNNNNNNNNNNNNNNNNNNNNNNNNNNNNNNNNNNNNNNNNNNNNNNNNNNNNNNNNNNNNNNNNNNNNNNNNNNNNNNNNNNNNNNNNNNNNNNNNNNNNNNNNNNNNNNNNNNNNNNNNNNNNNNNNNNNNNNNNNNNNNNNNNNNNNNNNNNNNNNNNNNNNNNNNNNNNNNNNNNNNNNNNNNNNNNNNNNNNNNNNNNNNNNNNNNNNNNNNNNNNNNNNNNNNNNNNNNNNNNNNNNNNNNNNNNNNNNNNNNNNNNNNNNNNNNNNNNNNNNNNNNNNNNNNNNNNNNNNNNNNNNNNNNNNNNNNNNNNNNNNNNNNNNNNNNNNNNNNNNNNNNNNNNNNNNNNNNNNNNNNNNNNNNNNNNNNNNNNNNNNNNNNNNNNNNNNNNNNNNNNNNNNNNNNNNNNNNNNNNNNNNNNNNNNNNNNNNNNNNNNNNNNNNNNNNNNNNNNNNNNNNNNNNNNNNNNNNNNNNNNNNNNNNNNNNNNNNNNNNNNNNNNNNNNNNNNNNNNNNNNNNNNNNNNNNNNNNNNNNNNNNNNNNNNNNNNNNNNNNNNNNNNNNNNNNNNNNNNNNNNNNNNNNNNNNNNNNNNNNNNNNNNNNNNNNNNNNNNNNNNNNNNNNNNNNNNNNNNNNNNNNNNNNNNNNNNNNNNNNNNNNNNNNNNNNNNNNNNNNNNNNNNNNNNNNNNNNNNNNNNNNNNNNNNNNNNNNNNNNNNNNNNNNNNNNNNNNNNNNNNNNNNNNNNNNNNNNNNNNNNNNNNNNNNNNNNNNNNNNNNNNNNNNNNNNNNNNNNNNNNNNNNNNNNNNNNNNNNNNNNNNNNNNNNNNNNNNNNNNNNNNNNNNNNNNNNNNNNNNNNNNNNNNNNNNNNNNNNNNNNNNNNNNNNNNNNNNNNNNNNNNNNNNNNNNNNNNNNNNNNNNNNNNNNNNNNNNNNNNNNNNNNNNNNNNNNNNNNNNNNNNNNNNNNNNNNNNNNNNNNNNNNNNNNNNNNNNNNNNNNNNNNNNNNNNNNNNNNNNNNNNNNNNNNNNNNNNNNNNNNNNNNNNNNNNNNNNNNNNNNNNNNNNNNNNNNNNNNNNNNNNNNNNNNNNNNNNNNNNNNNNNNNNNNNNNNNNNNNNNNNNNNNNNNNNNNNNNNNNNNNNNNNNNNNNNNNNNNNNNNNNNNNNNNNNNNNNNNNNNNNNNNNNNNNNNNNNNNNNNNNNNNNNNNNNNNNNNNNNNNNNNNNNNNNNNNNNNNNNNNNNNNNNNNNNNNNNNNNNNNNNNNNNNNNNNNNNNNNNNNNNNNNNNNNNNNNNNNNNNNNNNNNNNNNNNNNNNNNNNNNNNNNNNNNNNNNNNNNNNNNNNNNNNNNNNNNNNNNNNNNNNNNNNNNNNNNNNNNNNNNNNNNNNNNNNNNNNNNNNNNNNNNNNNNNNNNNNNNNNNNNNNNNNNNNNNNNNNNNNNNNNNNNNNNNNNNNNNNNNNNNNNNNNNNNNNNNNNNNNNNNNNNNNNNNNNNNNNNNNNNNNNNNNNNNNNNNNNNNNNNNNNNNNNNNNNNNNNNNNNNNNNNNNNNNNNNNNNNNNNNNNNNNNNNNNNNNNNNNNNNNNNNNNNNNNNNNNNNNNNNNNNNNNNNNNNNNNNNNNNNNNNNNNNNNNNNNNNNNNNNNNNNNNNNNNNNNNNNNNNNNNNNNNNNNNNNNNNNNNNNNNNNNNNNNNNNNNNNNNNNNNNNNNNNNNNNNNNNNNNNNNNNNNNNNNNNNNNNNNNNNNNNNNNNNNNNNNNNNNNNNNNNNNNNNNNNNNNNNNNNNNNNNNNNNNNNNNNNNNNNNNNNNNNNNNNNNNNNNNNNNNNNNNNNNNNNNNNNNNNNNNNNNNNNNNNNNNNNNNNNNNNNNNNNNNNNNNNNNNNNNNNNNNNNNNNNNNNNNNNNNNNNNNNNNNNNNNNNNNNNNNNNNNNNNNNNNNNNNNNNNNNNNNNNNNNNNNNNNNNNNNNNNNNNNNNNNNNNNNNNNNNNNNNNNNNNNNNNNNNNNNNNNNNNNNNNNNNNNNNNNNNNNNNNNNNNNNNNNNNNNNNNNNNNNNNNNNNNNNNNNNNNNNNNNNNNNNNNNNNNNNNNNNNNNNNNNNNNNNNNNNNNNNNNNNNNNNNNNNNNNNNNNNNNNNNNNNNNNNNNN is from Amycolatopsis mediterranei and encodes:
- a CDS encoding heavy metal translocating P-type ATPase, whose product is MSPAEVTTAARVELAIGGMTCASCAARVERKLNKVGGVTATVNYATEKAQVSYPGTLSVDDLRAVVEAAGYSARLPEPEARDEARPLRHRLLVSAVLTVPLIVVAMVPAWQFTAWPWVALVLAAPVVTWGAWPFHRAAAANLRHGAATMDTLISLGVVASVTWSLYQLLVGMAGHGLYFEVAAAVTTFILAGRHFETRSKRRAGAALRALMDLGAKDVTVLRDGEEHLVPIANLQVGDVFVARPGEKIATDGVVAEGGSAVDTSMLTGESVPVEVGPGDAVTGATVNVGGRLLVRATRVGADTRLAQMARLVEAAQNGKAEVQRLADRVSAVFVPAVVFAALATLVGWLATGGTTDAAFTAAVAVLIIACPCALGLATPTGLLVGTGRGAQLGILIKGPEVLESTRRVDTVVLDKTGTVTTGRMALVEGDGEVLRLAGAVEAASEHPIAHAITDAARERFGALPAVTAFRSTAGLGVTGVVEGREVTVGRAAFVGGELAEAEGATAVGVAWDGEVRGRLVVADTIKPTSARAVAELRALGLTPVLLTGDNAGAARAIAAEAGIGEVVAEVLPEEKVAVVKRLQAEGRVVAMVGDGVNDAAALAQADLGLAMGTGTDAAIEASDLTLVRGDLRVAADAIRLARRTLATIKGNLFWAFAYNVAALPLAALGLLNPMIAGAAMACSSAFVVSNSLRLRRFR
- a CDS encoding heavy-metal-associated domain-containing protein, whose translation is MAETTYTVEGMTCGHCATSVREEVSELDGVRQVDVDVESGRVTVTSDTPLTTDAVAAAVTEAGYRLVA
- the cobF gene encoding precorrin-6A synthase (deacetylating) gives rise to the protein MRKIYAIGIGAGDPEHLTVQAIDRLNRVDVFFVLDKGAEKADLVRLRQEILDRFVTREYRVVLAEDPPRDRTPADYRAAVADWHAARASVYESLILSSLSPDHTGAFLVWGDPSLYDSTIALIEAVLARGNVEFEYEVVPGISSISALVARHRTTMNQIGRAVQLTTGRRLASGWPEGVDDVFVLLDAHTTFDRFTSSGLEIFWGAYVGTPDEILIAGPLTPALAARIRSTRAEARERHGWIMDTYLLRRPAD